The Micavibrio sp. TMED2 genome includes a window with the following:
- a CDS encoding hydrolase → MSKSKLEQLSPANSQIIFIDHQPQMAFGVQSIDRQVLKNNTVGLAKAAKVFNVPTTITTVETESFSGHTYPELLAVFPENPILERTSMNSWDDQKVRDSLAKAGRKKIIVSGLWTEVCNNTFAFGAMLEGDYEIYMVADASGGTSKEAHDYAMQRMIQAGVVPVTWQQVLLEWQRDWAHRETYDAVIDIVKEHSGAYGMGVDYAYTMVHKAPERVAHGEVLDPVPAK, encoded by the coding sequence ATGTCCAAATCCAAACTCGAGCAACTGTCCCCGGCCAACAGCCAGATCATTTTTATTGATCATCAGCCGCAGATGGCATTCGGCGTCCAGTCGATTGATCGTCAGGTGCTGAAGAACAATACGGTCGGTCTCGCCAAGGCGGCGAAGGTATTCAATGTGCCGACCACCATCACCACGGTGGAGACCGAAAGCTTCTCCGGCCACACCTATCCCGAACTGCTGGCGGTGTTTCCGGAGAACCCGATACTTGAGCGCACCTCCATGAACTCATGGGATGACCAGAAGGTACGCGATTCACTGGCCAAGGCCGGGCGCAAGAAGATCATCGTCTCCGGCCTCTGGACCGAGGTTTGTAACAACACCTTTGCCTTCGGGGCGATGCTTGAGGGTGACTATGAAATCTACATGGTTGCCGATGCCTCCGGCGGCACCAGCAAGGAAGCCCATGATTATGCCATGCAGCGGATGATCCAGGCTGGTGTGGTGCCGGTGACCTGGCAACAGGTGTTGCTCGAATGGCAGCGCGACTGGGCGCATCGCGAGACCTATGACGCGGTCATCGACATCGTGAAGGAGCATTCCGGCGCTTACGGCATGGGGGTCGATTACGCCTATACCATGGTTCACAAGGCACCCGAGCGGGTTGCACACGGTGAGGTTCTGGACCCGGTTCCAGCGAAATAG
- a CDS encoding quercetin 2,3-dioxygenase, giving the protein MKILRPAEQRGKANFGWLDSRHSFSFGHYYDPNHMGFGPLRVINEDKVSPGAGFDTHGHRDMEILSYVIDGALEHKDSIGTGSVIRPGDLQRMSAGSGIRHSEYNHSKNDPVHFLQIWIVPEAEGITPSYEQKAFPDAERRGTLRLLASRDGREGSVTIHRDADLYGSLLKSGEGASLKLRPNRTAWVQLVRGNVTANGEALRAGDGLGLVDEPSIDLVADDDAEILVFDLAA; this is encoded by the coding sequence ATGAAAATTCTTCGTCCGGCAGAACAGCGTGGCAAGGCCAATTTCGGCTGGCTCGACAGCCGTCACAGCTTTTCCTTCGGCCATTATTACGATCCCAACCATATGGGCTTCGGCCCGTTGCGGGTCATCAACGAGGACAAGGTCAGCCCCGGCGCCGGCTTTGACACCCATGGTCACCGCGACATGGAGATTCTCTCCTACGTCATTGACGGCGCGCTTGAGCACAAGGATTCAATCGGCACCGGTTCGGTGATCCGTCCGGGTGACCTGCAACGCATGTCCGCAGGCAGCGGCATCCGGCACAGCGAGTACAACCACTCCAAGAATGATCCGGTTCACTTCCTGCAAATCTGGATCGTACCGGAAGCCGAAGGCATCACCCCGAGCTATGAGCAGAAGGCGTTTCCCGATGCCGAACGGCGCGGAACCTTGCGCCTGCTGGCATCCCGTGACGGTCGGGAAGGATCGGTCACGATCCATCGCGATGCCGATCTCTATGGCAGCCTGCTGAAAAGCGGTGAGGGGGCGTCCCTGAAGCTGCGCCCGAACCGGACCGCATGGGTGCAACTGGTTCGCGGCAATGTCACCGCCAATGGCGAGGCTCTCAGAGCCGGAGACGGCCTTGGGCTGGTTGATGAGCCCTCAATCGACCTTGTCGCCGATGATGACGCGGAAATCCTCGTCTTCGATCTCGCGGCCTGA
- a CDS encoding transcriptional regulator → MDKFAALQTFVTVVEEEGFAAAARAMGMSRSGINRLVLALEDELGAQLLNRTTRHVSPTATGTAFYQRAKTILGFLEEAEQEVRADHTEASGTLRISAPLSFGMQHLSKAVAEFMSRHPELEIDLDLSDRFVDLAEEGYDLVVRIGQPQEDAHLVDFRICEAKRVLCASPAFLAKHGQPQQPDDLKRLPCLDYGLRPATRPWRLTGPDNREVQVRPKVIFASNNGEALRDAALHDLGITLLPTFIVGEELQAGRLVTVMHDWKPIQLMLSVVYLPNRHLSAKIRLFTDFMITRFGPHPHWDLVE, encoded by the coding sequence ATGGATAAATTCGCGGCCCTGCAGACCTTTGTGACAGTTGTAGAAGAGGAAGGTTTTGCGGCAGCTGCCCGGGCCATGGGCATGTCCCGCTCGGGTATCAACCGACTGGTTCTGGCGCTGGAAGACGAGCTCGGCGCCCAGCTGTTGAACCGCACCACCCGACATGTCTCACCAACCGCCACCGGTACGGCCTTCTATCAGCGGGCCAAGACAATCCTCGGGTTTCTGGAAGAGGCGGAACAGGAGGTTCGCGCCGATCATACCGAGGCCAGCGGCACCTTGCGCATCTCCGCGCCCCTGAGTTTCGGCATGCAGCATCTGAGCAAGGCGGTGGCCGAGTTCATGAGTCGGCACCCGGAACTCGAGATTGACCTCGATCTGAGCGACCGTTTCGTCGATCTCGCCGAGGAGGGCTATGATCTGGTCGTCCGCATCGGCCAACCGCAGGAAGATGCCCATCTGGTTGATTTCCGGATTTGCGAGGCCAAACGGGTGCTCTGTGCCTCACCGGCCTTTCTCGCCAAACATGGCCAGCCGCAACAGCCCGACGACCTGAAACGGCTTCCCTGCCTCGATTATGGTCTGCGCCCGGCGACTAGGCCATGGCGACTGACCGGACCGGACAACCGGGAAGTACAAGTGCGCCCCAAGGTGATTTTCGCCAGCAACAATGGCGAGGCCCTGCGCGATGCGGCCCTTCATGATCTGGGCATAACCCTGCTGCCAACCTTCATTGTCGGCGAGGAGTTACAGGCCGGGCGACTGGTCACGGTCATGCATGACTGGAAGCCGATACAGCTGATGCTGTCCGTGGTCTACCTGCCCAACCGCCACCTCTCGGCCAAGATACGCCTGTTCACCGATTTCATGATCACCCGCTTCGGCCCCCACCCTCACTGGGATCTGGTTGAGTGA